A region from the Sphingomonas sp. S2-65 genome encodes:
- the nth gene encoding endonuclease III, with product MKKAEVVQFFARLAEDNPHPKTELESVNAFTLLVAVVLSAQMTDAGVNKATRRLFAEADTPEKMAALGEETLRDRLKTINFYNTKAKNVLALSRALIEQHGGEVPAEREQLEALPGVGRKTANVVLNSAFGRETFAVDTHIFRVCNRIRLAPGKTPLAVELKLEKAVPQPFRLHAHHWLILHGRYTCKARTPECWRCAVVDLCPYKPKTPPPTTRTPRASKPVEQP from the coding sequence GTGAAGAAGGCGGAGGTCGTTCAATTCTTCGCACGCCTCGCCGAAGACAATCCGCACCCCAAAACCGAACTCGAATCGGTAAACGCCTTCACGCTGCTGGTGGCGGTGGTGCTCTCGGCCCAGATGACCGACGCCGGTGTCAACAAGGCGACGCGTCGGCTCTTCGCCGAAGCCGACACGCCCGAGAAGATGGCGGCATTGGGTGAAGAGACGCTGCGCGACCGGCTGAAGACGATCAATTTCTACAACACCAAAGCCAAAAACGTTCTTGCGCTGAGCCGCGCCCTGATCGAGCAGCATGGTGGCGAAGTGCCTGCCGAGCGCGAGCAACTCGAAGCGCTGCCGGGCGTCGGCCGCAAGACGGCGAATGTCGTGCTGAATTCTGCCTTTGGACGCGAGACCTTCGCGGTCGACACGCACATCTTCCGCGTCTGCAATCGCATCCGCCTCGCTCCCGGCAAGACCCCGCTTGCGGTCGAATTGAAGCTCGAAAAAGCAGTGCCGCAGCCTTTCCGGCTGCATGCGCATCATTGGCTGATTCTGCACGGCCGCTACACGTGCAAGGCGCGGACGCCGGAATGCTGGCGCTGCGCCGTCGTCGACCTTTGCCCCTACAAGCCCAAGACGCCGCCGCCCACGACCCGCACCCCGCGCGCATCGAAGCCTGTCGAGCAACCATAA
- a CDS encoding ubiquinol-cytochrome C chaperone family protein — protein MRMFQRLFGKPDRGTAPLLYDQVVALGRAPHWYREGAVPDTIDGRFDMIAAVLAMVLLRLEAEPEGIASSTVLAECFIEDMDGQLREIGIGDVVVGKHMGKMMGMLGGRLGAFRTGLAEGSFRAVIDRNVYRGHVPDEAARAHVEGQLLALRDRLNATSLSTLTAGELPR, from the coding sequence ATGCGCATGTTCCAGCGGCTGTTCGGCAAGCCAGACCGCGGCACCGCTCCGCTTCTCTACGATCAGGTCGTGGCGCTTGGCCGCGCGCCTCACTGGTATCGCGAGGGTGCCGTCCCCGACACGATCGACGGGCGCTTCGACATGATCGCGGCGGTGCTGGCGATGGTGTTGCTCCGACTCGAAGCCGAGCCGGAAGGGATCGCATCCAGCACCGTGCTCGCCGAGTGCTTCATCGAAGACATGGATGGGCAGTTGCGCGAGATCGGCATCGGCGATGTCGTCGTCGGCAAGCACATGGGCAAGATGATGGGCATGCTCGGCGGACGTCTGGGCGCGTTCCGCACCGGACTGGCCGAAGGATCCTTCCGCGCCGTGATCGACCGCAACGTGTATCGCGGGCACGTGCCGGACGAGGCAGCGCGCGCGCATGTCGAGGGGCAGTTGCTGGCGCTTCGCGACCGGCTCAACGCCACCTCCCTTTCCACTTTGACCGCTGGCGAGTTGCCCCGATGA
- a CDS encoding peptide chain release factor 3 gives MPSPQDRRTFAIISHPDAGKTTLTEKLLLFGGAIHLAGEVKARGQARRARSDWMKIEQQRGISVTSSVMTFERQGITFNLLDTPGHEDFSEDTYRTLTAVDSAVMVIDVAKGIESQTRKLFEVCRLRNVPIITFVNKVDREGREVFDILDEVANLLQLDVTPMTWPVGMGGTFEGIFDLATNRLLLPEGDSREFQGKVIQTSGLDDPQLDAIVSPENLAKLRDDVELAQAGYPEFDGEAYRNGDLTPVYFGSALKEFGVDSLIEAIAEFAPPPHALPAEPAPVAPDAGQVSGFVFKVQANMDPNHRDRIAFMRLVSGTFKRGMKLTPTGHGKPIAIHSPILFFARERELADEAYPGDIIGIPNHGVLRVGDTLSEKADVRFTGLPNFAPEILRRVLLKDPTKTKQLRKALDDMAEEGVTQVFYPEIGSNWVIGVVGQLQLDVLLSRLDAEYKVAAGLEMAPFETARWISSDDPAALKEFAELNRGAMAKDRDGNPVFLAKSAWEVGYIADRYSKVTFAATRER, from the coding sequence ATGCCTTCCCCCCAAGACCGCCGTACCTTCGCGATCATCTCCCATCCTGACGCGGGCAAGACCACGCTCACCGAAAAGCTGCTGCTGTTCGGTGGCGCGATTCATTTGGCCGGCGAGGTCAAGGCGCGCGGCCAGGCGCGTCGCGCCCGCTCGGACTGGATGAAGATCGAGCAGCAGCGCGGCATCTCGGTCACCAGCTCGGTGATGACGTTCGAGCGGCAGGGGATCACCTTCAATCTGCTCGATACGCCGGGCCACGAAGACTTTAGCGAAGATACTTATCGCACTCTCACCGCCGTCGATTCGGCGGTGATGGTGATCGACGTCGCGAAGGGCATCGAGAGCCAGACACGGAAGCTGTTTGAGGTCTGCCGGCTTCGTAACGTCCCCATCATCACCTTCGTCAACAAGGTCGACCGCGAAGGGCGCGAGGTGTTCGACATTCTCGACGAAGTGGCGAACCTGCTCCAGCTCGACGTTACGCCGATGACCTGGCCGGTCGGCATGGGCGGCACGTTCGAAGGGATCTTCGACCTCGCCACCAACCGCCTGCTGCTTCCCGAAGGGGACAGCCGCGAGTTCCAGGGCAAGGTGATCCAGACCAGCGGCCTCGACGATCCACAGCTCGACGCAATCGTCAGTCCTGAAAACCTCGCCAAGCTGCGCGACGATGTCGAGCTGGCCCAGGCAGGCTACCCCGAATTCGATGGCGAAGCGTACCGTAACGGCGATCTGACGCCGGTGTATTTCGGATCCGCGCTCAAGGAGTTTGGAGTCGATTCGCTGATCGAGGCGATTGCCGAGTTCGCGCCTCCGCCGCACGCCCTGCCTGCCGAGCCCGCGCCAGTCGCGCCGGATGCCGGCCAGGTCTCCGGATTTGTGTTCAAGGTTCAGGCGAACATGGACCCCAATCACCGCGATCGCATCGCCTTCATGCGGCTGGTGTCGGGTACCTTCAAGCGCGGCATGAAGCTGACGCCCACGGGGCACGGCAAGCCGATCGCGATCCATTCGCCGATCCTGTTCTTTGCCCGCGAGCGCGAACTTGCCGACGAAGCCTATCCCGGCGACATCATCGGCATTCCCAATCACGGTGTGCTGCGCGTGGGCGACACGCTGTCGGAAAAGGCGGATGTGCGCTTCACCGGCCTGCCAAATTTCGCGCCCGAGATCCTGCGCCGCGTGCTGCTAAAGGATCCGACCAAGACCAAGCAGTTGCGCAAGGCGCTGGACGACATGGCGGAAGAGGGCGTGACCCAGGTCTTCTATCCCGAGATCGGCTCGAACTGGGTCATCGGCGTGGTCGGACAGCTCCAGCTGGACGTGCTACTCAGCCGGCTCGATGCCGAGTACAAGGTAGCGGCAGGGCTTGAGATGGCGCCGTTCGAGACCGCGCGCTGGATCTCCAGCGACGATCCGGCCGCGCTCAAGGAGTTCGCCGAGCTGAATCGCGGGGCGATGGCCAAGGATCGCGACGGCAATCCGGTGTTCCTTGCGAAGTCCGCCTGGGAGGTCGGCTATATCGCCGACCGTTATTCAAAGGTGACCTTCGCCGCGACACGCGAGCGCTGA
- a CDS encoding outer membrane protein assembly factor BamE: MPNPVRLAASTALLAAALGAAACTPTRTHQGYVVDKELVDAIQPGIDNRQSVLQTLGQPTLTSQFNKGEWYYVSRDSSNFGFQDPKARTQMALRVRFDDTGNVLGVDRMDEKLIANVGTYGKTTPTLGRERGFFEDLFGNIGTVGAPGMGGGGGAGGGGGGQ, encoded by the coding sequence ATGCCGAACCCCGTCCGCCTGGCCGCCAGTACCGCGCTGCTCGCCGCTGCCTTGGGCGCTGCTGCCTGCACGCCGACCCGTACGCATCAGGGTTATGTCGTGGACAAGGAGCTGGTCGACGCCATCCAGCCCGGCATCGACAATCGCCAGTCGGTGCTGCAGACGCTGGGCCAGCCGACCCTGACCAGCCAGTTCAACAAGGGCGAATGGTATTACGTCTCTCGCGACAGCAGCAACTTCGGCTTTCAGGATCCCAAGGCGCGCACGCAGATGGCCCTGCGCGTGCGATTCGATGACACGGGCAACGTCCTGGGCGTCGATCGTATGGACGAAAAGCTGATTGCGAACGTGGGGACCTACGGCAAGACCACGCCGACGCTGGGCCGCGAGCGCGGGTTCTTCGAGGACCTGTTCGGCAATATCGGCACCGTCGGTGCACCCGGCATGGGTGGCGGGGGCGGCGCTGGCGGCGGGGGCGGCGGCCAATAA
- a CDS encoding YceD family protein, whose amino-acid sequence MTSDAVNPELSRPLRLDQIGAGESKVDIHAEPEERAALARRFDIVSVERLEAQFTLRRDAAGVVARGHVSGAVTQACIVTDEPLPVRIEEDFAIRFVPEPSDGAAGEDEFELSADECDTVFYTGGTIDLGEAAAETLALGLDPYPRSPNAAAALREAGVISEEEARRQAAETGPFGGLAALKDKLGKA is encoded by the coding sequence ATGACCTCCGACGCTGTGAACCCCGAATTGTCGCGCCCTCTCCGCCTCGACCAGATCGGCGCAGGCGAAAGCAAGGTCGATATTCATGCCGAGCCCGAGGAACGCGCTGCGCTCGCCCGGCGGTTCGACATCGTGTCCGTCGAGAGACTGGAAGCGCAGTTCACCTTGCGCCGGGATGCCGCCGGCGTGGTCGCCCGTGGGCATGTCTCCGGCGCGGTTACTCAGGCATGCATCGTCACCGACGAGCCGCTGCCGGTGCGTATCGAGGAAGATTTCGCCATTCGCTTCGTGCCCGAGCCGAGCGATGGCGCGGCGGGCGAAGATGAGTTCGAGTTGAGCGCCGACGAGTGCGACACGGTATTCTACACCGGCGGCACCATCGATCTGGGCGAGGCGGCCGCCGAAACGCTTGCCCTGGGTCTCGATCCCTATCCGCGCAGCCCCAACGCCGCCGCGGCGTTGCGCGAAGCCGGGGTGATCAGTGAGGAGGAGGCCAGGCGCCAGGCGGCGGAAACGGGCCCGTTCGGCGGTCTAGCTGCGTTGAAAGACAAGCTGGGAAAAGCTTGA
- a CDS encoding aldose 1-epimerase family protein codes for MTDFAMIEIASDQLSAAINPFGAELSHLRDASGRELMTDADPAFWTGRAPLLFPIVGRLSGDRYRLDGQEYALPQHGFARRQAFEVAAQSASRAVLRLTDNDATRAVYPFAFTFDAAYTLDGATLAIDVTVTNRDDRPMPASFGFHPAFAWPLPFGLPREAHRILFEKPEPAGLAAIVPGGLIGPQRLPSPLHARELPLDDALFAHDALVWTELESRKLRYDGGSGPGLDIGFEGMPKLGIWTKPGARFICVEPWHGIADPEGFDGEIWDKPGMLRFEPAEARTFSMQVTLAA; via the coding sequence ATGACCGACTTCGCGATGATCGAGATTGCTTCGGACCAGCTTAGCGCCGCCATCAACCCGTTCGGCGCGGAGTTGTCGCACCTGCGCGACGCCAGCGGACGAGAGCTGATGACTGATGCCGACCCCGCTTTCTGGACCGGGCGGGCGCCGCTGTTGTTCCCCATCGTCGGACGGCTCTCCGGGGATCGATATCGGCTCGATGGTCAGGAATATGCCCTGCCGCAGCATGGCTTCGCCCGGCGACAGGCGTTCGAAGTCGCGGCGCAAAGTGCGTCGCGGGCAGTGCTACGGCTGACCGACAATGATGCAACGCGCGCAGTGTATCCGTTCGCCTTCACGTTCGACGCGGCCTACACGCTCGACGGCGCGACGCTGGCGATCGACGTGACCGTCACCAATCGTGACGACCGGCCGATGCCGGCCAGCTTCGGCTTCCATCCGGCCTTTGCCTGGCCGTTGCCGTTCGGCCTTCCGCGCGAGGCCCACCGGATACTGTTCGAAAAGCCGGAGCCCGCCGGACTCGCCGCGATCGTGCCGGGCGGCTTGATCGGCCCGCAAAGACTTCCGTCGCCGCTGCATGCCCGCGAATTGCCGCTAGACGATGCCTTGTTCGCCCATGACGCGCTGGTCTGGACCGAACTCGAAAGCCGCAAGCTGCGCTATGACGGCGGCAGCGGGCCAGGGCTGGACATCGGCTTCGAAGGCATGCCGAAGCTCGGCATCTGGACCAAGCCCGGGGCGCGGTTCATCTGCGTCGAGCCGTGGCACGGCATCGCTGACCCCGAAGGTTTCGACGGCGAAATATGGGACAAGCCTGGCATGCTTCGCTTTGAACCGGCCGAGGCGCGGACGTTCAGCATGCAGGTGACGTTGGCGGCGTGA
- a CDS encoding glycosyl transferase family protein, whose protein sequence is MTVVDAAAREATLFAAVWFILGGIDDLLVDIIFGIRLLILRLPTSTRRGPVAALSELQPAPARIAIFLAAWDESAVIGQMLRATLSRFDYADYRIYVGCYPNDPQTIAVVRDVMAADPRVRMVIGPTPGPTTKADCLNAIWFAMRADEARDGDRFAAVMLHDAEDVVHPRELAVVAGLLDRFAAVQIPVLPLRHPRSLFVSGHYLDEFAEAHGKQLLVRQAIGAGLPLAGVGCAIRRDFIDAIASDRGGIPFDASSLTEDYELGLSIGAMGGRTILARVADPHTGDLVAVRAYFPHQVHAAVRQKARWMTGIALAGWDRTGWAPPRHLGDHWMRMRDRRTTLAIPVLVVAYCALVLWGLSWTGHALFGGAGPNVPPALAWVLRLNALLLAWRTAVRALFVYRAYGWREAALSVPRTMVANYIALLAARRALFLYLGILAGGAPRWEKTAHHFPDDTKLAEA, encoded by the coding sequence ATGACAGTCGTAGATGCTGCGGCACGTGAGGCAACGCTGTTTGCCGCTGTGTGGTTCATCTTGGGTGGTATCGATGATTTGTTGGTCGATATCATCTTTGGTATACGGTTGCTGATACTGCGGCTGCCGACTTCTACCCGACGAGGACCGGTCGCCGCTTTATCCGAGTTGCAGCCTGCGCCCGCGAGGATCGCGATATTTCTAGCGGCTTGGGATGAGTCCGCTGTCATCGGGCAGATGCTGCGGGCAACATTGTCGCGGTTCGACTATGCCGATTATCGGATTTACGTCGGCTGCTACCCGAACGATCCGCAGACGATTGCAGTCGTACGCGACGTAATGGCCGCCGATCCCCGGGTGCGGATGGTCATCGGCCCGACGCCTGGACCGACCACCAAGGCCGATTGCCTCAACGCCATCTGGTTCGCCATGAGGGCGGATGAAGCGCGCGACGGCGATCGCTTCGCCGCCGTCATGCTCCATGATGCCGAGGATGTGGTGCATCCGCGCGAGCTCGCGGTCGTGGCTGGCTTGCTCGATCGCTTCGCCGCCGTGCAGATCCCGGTGCTACCCTTGCGTCATCCGCGCTCGCTGTTCGTGTCCGGCCATTATCTTGATGAGTTCGCGGAAGCCCATGGCAAGCAGCTGCTGGTGCGCCAGGCGATCGGCGCGGGACTTCCGCTCGCGGGTGTAGGTTGCGCTATCCGCCGGGACTTCATCGATGCGATCGCCTCAGACCGCGGCGGCATTCCGTTCGACGCCTCCAGTCTCACCGAGGATTATGAGCTTGGGCTATCTATCGGCGCAATGGGCGGGCGAACGATCCTCGCGCGGGTGGCGGATCCCCATACGGGCGATCTCGTCGCCGTCCGGGCGTATTTCCCGCACCAGGTACATGCGGCGGTCCGACAAAAGGCGCGGTGGATGACTGGAATCGCGCTTGCCGGCTGGGACCGGACGGGCTGGGCACCGCCCCGGCACCTTGGTGATCACTGGATGCGGATGCGCGACCGGCGGACGACGCTGGCGATCCCGGTGCTGGTGGTCGCCTATTGCGCCCTGGTGCTGTGGGGGCTGTCCTGGACCGGGCATGCGCTCTTCGGCGGTGCTGGTCCGAACGTGCCGCCCGCGCTCGCCTGGGTCCTGCGTCTCAACGCGCTGCTGCTTGCCTGGCGGACGGCGGTGCGGGCGCTGTTCGTGTACCGCGCTTATGGATGGCGCGAAGCCGCCCTGTCGGTGCCACGCACCATGGTGGCCAACTACATTGCGCTTCTCGCCGCCAGGCGCGCGTTGTTCCTGTACCTCGGCATCCTGGCGGGTGGCGCGCCGCGATGGGAGAAGACCGCGCATCACTTTCCGGACGACACGAAGCTTGCCGAAGCGTGA
- a CDS encoding sulfite exporter TauE/SafE family protein — protein sequence MDLYLPIANLSVNALVIVALGLGVGLLSGMFGVGGGFLTTPLLIFYGIPPTVAAASAASQVTGASVSGVFAHFRRGGVDVHMGAVLVVGGVLGSIAGAGLFTMLQASGQIDTVIGILYVLMLGSIGGLMFQESVGAVRVARGARAAKPRKRRHHPLVAMLPLRWRFYRSGLYISPLAPLILGFCTGVLTVLLGVGGGFILVPAMLYLLGMGTQVVVGTSLFQILFVTAAATLVHATTTKAVDIVLAALLLLGSVTGAQLGARFAQKMRPEYLRLALAVMVLIVALRMFLGLVWRPDEIYSVELS from the coding sequence ATGGACCTGTACCTCCCTATCGCCAATCTGTCGGTGAACGCGCTCGTCATCGTCGCCCTGGGTCTGGGCGTCGGGCTGCTCTCCGGCATGTTCGGAGTCGGCGGCGGATTTTTGACGACTCCGCTGCTGATTTTCTACGGCATCCCGCCCACGGTGGCGGCCGCATCTGCGGCAAGCCAGGTAACCGGGGCCAGCGTGTCGGGGGTGTTCGCGCACTTCCGCCGTGGCGGCGTCGACGTCCATATGGGCGCGGTGCTGGTCGTCGGCGGCGTCCTCGGTAGCATCGCCGGCGCTGGGCTGTTCACCATGCTTCAGGCAAGCGGCCAGATCGATACCGTGATCGGCATCCTCTACGTGCTGATGCTCGGGTCGATCGGCGGGCTGATGTTTCAGGAATCGGTCGGCGCCGTCCGGGTCGCACGCGGTGCTCGCGCTGCCAAGCCGCGGAAGCGGCGCCATCATCCCCTGGTGGCGATGCTGCCGCTACGGTGGCGCTTCTACAGGTCGGGGCTGTACATCTCGCCACTGGCGCCGCTGATCCTGGGCTTCTGCACCGGCGTGCTGACAGTGTTGCTGGGCGTGGGTGGCGGGTTCATCCTCGTGCCGGCCATGCTGTACCTGCTCGGCATGGGCACGCAGGTGGTGGTCGGCACCTCGCTGTTCCAGATCCTGTTCGTCACTGCCGCGGCGACTCTGGTCCACGCGACTACCACCAAGGCGGTGGACATCGTGCTCGCGGCATTGCTGCTGCTCGGCTCGGTCACCGGCGCCCAGCTCGGCGCACGCTTCGCCCAGAAGATGCGGCCCGAATATCTCCGCCTTGCCCTCGCCGTGATGGTGCTGATCGTCGCCCTGCGGATGTTCCTCGGCCTCGTCTGGCGGCCGGATGAAATCTACTCGGTCGAATTGTCATGA
- a CDS encoding RcnB family protein, whose amino-acid sequence MRKFITAALLTAVALPAAAMPGVASAQSSRELRGDRQDIREERRELRDAYRRGDRSDIREERRDVREAHREYREDLRDRNRNWGRDDWRGYRSNNRTVFARGAWNAPFRYTRFRPGARIGAPYYGGRYVIADPWRYHLPRAGRYQNWVRHYNDVLLIDTRRGVVVNVLPGFYW is encoded by the coding sequence ATGAGGAAATTCATCACGGCGGCATTGCTCACCGCCGTCGCACTGCCTGCCGCAGCGATGCCGGGCGTTGCCAGCGCTCAGTCCAGCCGCGAGCTGCGTGGCGACCGCCAGGACATTCGCGAGGAACGCCGCGAGTTGCGAGACGCGTACCGCCGCGGCGATCGCAGCGATATCCGCGAGGAGCGGCGCGACGTACGCGAAGCGCACCGCGAGTATCGCGAGGATTTGCGCGACCGGAACCGCAACTGGGGCCGTGACGATTGGCGCGGCTACCGTTCCAACAATCGCACCGTGTTCGCCCGCGGTGCTTGGAATGCCCCGTTCCGCTACACCCGCTTTCGCCCAGGGGCCCGCATCGGTGCGCCATATTATGGCGGACGGTATGTGATCGCCGATCCTTGGCGCTATCACCTGCCGCGTGCGGGTCGGTACCAGAATTGGGTGCGTCACTATAATGACGTGCTGCTGATCGACACGCGCCGCGGGGTCGTCGTCAACGTTCTGCCCGGCTTTTACTGGTAA
- a CDS encoding TIGR02186 family protein → MRRAWLAVAAAPLLMGQAQPVLVPDVSQRAIEIAYSFTGAELLLFGAILYPDSPAPDHNRAGADIVIVVKGPTESVLVREKEKFAGIWVNADRMRYRSAPSFYAIASSRPVRELVDDRTRAIYELGLDSLQLSPASGASPDVQSRFDAGMVDLRSRRGLYYEASRAVEITDGVLYRARLHIPARVPVGKFTAETFLIRDGRVLAAAVRPIDIRKSGFERFVARSADRHSLAYGLTAVLLSVLLGWGAGALWRRF, encoded by the coding sequence ATGAGGCGGGCGTGGCTTGCGGTAGCCGCCGCGCCCTTGCTGATGGGGCAGGCGCAGCCGGTGCTCGTTCCAGACGTGTCGCAGCGCGCTATCGAGATAGCCTACAGCTTCACCGGCGCCGAGCTGCTGCTCTTCGGTGCCATTCTCTATCCCGACAGCCCCGCACCCGATCATAACCGTGCGGGTGCCGACATCGTCATCGTGGTGAAGGGACCGACCGAATCGGTGCTTGTCCGCGAAAAGGAGAAGTTCGCGGGCATCTGGGTGAACGCAGATCGCATGCGCTATCGGTCGGCACCCAGTTTCTATGCCATCGCATCGTCGCGACCGGTCCGCGAGCTGGTCGACGACCGTACCCGCGCAATCTACGAGCTGGGCCTCGACAGCCTCCAGCTTTCCCCAGCCTCGGGTGCCTCCCCCGACGTCCAGTCCCGGTTCGACGCCGGAATGGTCGACCTGCGCAGCCGCCGCGGCCTGTATTACGAAGCCTCCAGGGCGGTGGAGATCACCGACGGGGTACTTTATCGCGCCCGGCTCCACATCCCGGCACGCGTTCCCGTCGGTAAGTTCACCGCCGAGACCTTTCTTATCCGCGACGGCAGGGTACTCGCCGCGGCGGTGCGGCCGATCGACATCCGCAAATCCGGGTTCGAGCGCTTCGTCGCTCGCTCGGCCGACCGCCACTCGTTGGCCTATGGACTGACCGCGGTGCTCTTGTCGGTGCTGCTCGGCTGGGGTGCTGGCGCCTTATGGCGCCGCTTCTAG
- a CDS encoding ATP-binding protein, with product MDGHFGGRVFDPANAHPAGEALSARVLKPIGAVIEVAGSSSRIMLDPAELDALAGSSDAAVAHAGQMGSQVKVRVGGTWLIANVRSMKLDGSGDRIVAQIDFLGEGDEEKLTGKLYKFRRGVTRYPTPGALIFPVSTLDLKQIYAAEDRAHIEVGNVYPTKDIRAALYIDAMLGKHFALLGSTGTGKSTAAALILHRICELAPQGHIVMIDPHGEYASAFKTTGALFDVSNLQMPYWLMNFEEHCEVFVTTRGADRQVDADILAKCLLLAKGKNRLAAEIGKLTVDAPIPYLLSDLTQILQLEMGKMDKATDTAPYLRLRSKIDEIKSDPRYAFMFSGMLVADSMAAFLARIFRLPGGGKPISIIDVSGVPSEITSVVVAVLSRMVFDFAIWSRGESKRPVLLVCEEAHRYVPNERNADGSSVGRILSRIAKEGRKYGVSLGLITQRPSDLAEGVLSQCGTILSMRLNNERDQAFVRAAMPEGARGFLDSIPALRNRECIAVGEGVSTPVRLLFDALEESKRPASEDPLFSQLWRETGGEDQMLDRTIRRWRSQGK from the coding sequence ATGGACGGTCATTTCGGCGGACGCGTTTTCGATCCGGCGAACGCACACCCTGCAGGGGAGGCGTTGTCGGCGCGCGTGCTGAAGCCGATCGGTGCCGTCATCGAAGTCGCTGGCTCGTCCAGCCGTATCATGCTCGACCCTGCCGAACTGGACGCACTCGCGGGCAGCAGCGATGCCGCGGTCGCCCATGCCGGACAGATGGGCAGTCAGGTCAAGGTGCGCGTGGGGGGCACCTGGCTGATCGCCAATGTCCGCTCGATGAAGCTCGATGGCAGCGGCGATCGGATCGTCGCTCAGATCGATTTCCTCGGCGAAGGCGATGAGGAGAAGCTCACCGGCAAGCTCTACAAGTTTCGCCGCGGCGTCACCCGCTACCCGACGCCGGGCGCGCTGATCTTCCCGGTGTCGACGCTGGATCTCAAGCAGATCTACGCCGCAGAGGACCGTGCCCATATCGAGGTCGGCAACGTCTATCCGACCAAGGATATTCGCGCCGCGCTGTACATCGACGCGATGCTCGGCAAGCACTTCGCGCTGCTCGGCTCTACCGGCACCGGCAAGTCGACTGCCGCGGCGCTGATCCTGCACCGCATATGCGAACTGGCGCCGCAGGGGCACATCGTCATGATCGATCCGCACGGCGAATATGCCAGCGCGTTCAAGACGACGGGCGCCCTGTTCGACGTCTCCAACCTGCAGATGCCGTACTGGCTGATGAACTTCGAGGAGCATTGCGAGGTCTTCGTGACCACGCGCGGTGCTGACCGCCAAGTCGATGCCGACATCCTCGCCAAGTGCCTGTTGCTCGCCAAGGGCAAGAACCGCCTTGCCGCCGAGATCGGCAAGCTCACCGTGGACGCGCCGATCCCGTACCTCCTGTCCGACCTTACTCAGATCCTCCAGCTGGAAATGGGCAAGATGGACAAGGCGACGGACACTGCGCCCTATCTGCGCCTGCGCAGCAAGATCGACGAGATCAAATCGGACCCGCGCTACGCCTTCATGTTCTCCGGCATGTTGGTAGCCGATTCGATGGCCGCATTCCTGGCGCGCATCTTCCGCCTCCCGGGGGGTGGCAAGCCCATCTCGATCATCGACGTATCGGGCGTGCCCAGCGAGATCACTTCCGTGGTCGTCGCCGTTCTCTCACGCATGGTGTTCGACTTCGCGATCTGGTCGCGCGGTGAGTCCAAGCGGCCGGTGCTGCTCGTGTGCGAGGAAGCACACCGCTATGTGCCCAATGAACGTAATGCCGACGGATCGTCGGTTGGCCGCATCCTCAGCCGCATCGCCAAGGAAGGCCGCAAGTACGGCGTGTCGCTCGGCCTGATCACGCAGCGCCCGTCCGACCTAGCCGAGGGCGTGCTTTCTCAATGCGGCACCATTCTGTCGATGCGCCTCAACAACGAGCGCGACCAGGCATTCGTGCGCGCGGCGATGCCTGAGGGCGCGCGCGGCTTCCTCGACTCGATCCCGGCGCTCCGCAACCGCGAATGCATCGCGGTGGGAGAGGGCGTCTCCACTCCGGTGCGCCTGCTGTTTGATGCGCTCGAGGAATCCAAGCGCCCGGCATCCGAAGATCCGCTCTTCTCGCAGCTATGGCGGGAGACCGGCGGCGAGGACCAGATGCTCGACCGCACCATCCGCCGCTGGCGCTCGCAAGGAAAGTAG